In Silene latifolia isolate original U9 population chromosome 3, ASM4854445v1, whole genome shotgun sequence, a single window of DNA contains:
- the LOC141648573 gene encoding uncharacterized protein LOC141648573 yields the protein MSCLSLNCRGLGNPDAVGGLRNLIRREAPAMIFLCETKLSSRDMSRIINRVDGYTGVAVDSVGRSGGLAFLWKEGMSCVLRAAMVHCMDFDIELDGLKWRFTGFYGWPAVQDRRLSWRLLRMLAGEESGPWLCIGDFNEILYSTEMKGGSRAQWQMNNFRDAVDEAGIRDIPMEGYEFTFDNGQVGEDNRQSRIDRAMANEAWFELYPYARLLHLNREWSDHCPIKVIEDRRVGHDGRGDKLFRFEHIWGGGGRMGVRRLYGVGGTMGGGDFTESLARCARELLEWKGVSIGKILKCLAKKRERLKELNEGDRSARRVQERKKVVLEIASLLRQEEKFWRQRSRAIWLRDGDRNSKFFHRVASERKQKNFISKVSDEQGRVYEGTEAVSRCDVDYFRELFGSGAPEGFGDLLAVVEGKVTGEMNEGLAADYSGEEVVVALSQMHPLKASGPDGMNGFFYKLIGILLVLR from the coding sequence atgagTTGCTTGAGCCTTAACTGCAGGGGGCTGGGCAACCCCGATGCAGTAGGCGGGCTACGGAACCTAATCCGACGGGAGGCCCCGGCTATGATCTTTCTATGTGAAACGAAATTGAGTAGTCGTGATATGAGTAGGATTATAAATAGAGTAGATGGTTATACTGGTGTGGCTGTAGATAGTGTAGGTCGTTCAGGCGGTCTTGCTTTTTTATGGAAGGAAGGGATGTCGTGTGTGTTGCGGGCTGCAATGGTCCACTGTATGGATTTTGATATTGAGTTGGATGGGTTGAAGTGGCGTTTTACTGGGTTTTATGGGTGGCCGGCTGTTCAAGATAGGCGTTTATCATGGCGGCTGCTGAGGATGTTGGCAGGAGAAGAAAGTGGCCCGTGGTTGTGTATTGGCGACTTTAATGAAATTCTGTATTCTACTGAGATGAAAGGGGGATCAAGGGCGCAGTGGCAGATGAATAATTTTCGAGATGCTGTGGATGAGGCTGGTATTCGGGATATTCCGATGGAAGGTTATGAGTTTACTTTTGATAATGGGCAAGTTGGTGAGGATAATAGGCAATCCCGTATTGATAGGGCTATGGCTAATGAGGCATGGTTTGAGCTTTATCCTTATGCTAGATTGCTTCATCTTAATAGGGAATGGTCGGATCATTGTCCGATCAAAGTTATTGAGGATAGGAGAGTGGGACATGATGGTCGGGGGGATAAATTGTTCCGGTTTGAGCAtatatggggggggggggggaggatgGGTGTGAGGAGGCTATACGGCGTGGGTGGAACGATGGGGGGGGGTGATTTCACGGAGAGTCTTGCGCGGTGTGCGAGGGAGCTGCTTGAGTGGAAGGGGGTTAGTATAGGGAAGATTCTTAAGTGTCTTGCTAAGAAGCGGGAGAGGTTGAAGGAGCTTAATGAGGGGGATAGGAGTGCAAGGCGGGTTCAAGAGAGGAAGAAGGTGGTGTTGGAGATTGCTTCTCTTTTGCGCCAGGAAGAGAAGTTCTGGAGACAACGTTCTCGCGCTATTTGGTTGCGGGATGGAGATAGGAATTCAAAGTTCTTTCATAGGGTTGCTAGTGAGCGGAAGCAGAAAAACTTTATCTCGAAGGTTAGTGATGAGCAGGGGAGGGTGTATGAGGGTACGGAGGCTGTTTCAAGGTGTGATGTGGATTACTTTAGGGAGCTGTTCGGGTCGGGGGCACCGGAGGGTTTTGGAGATTTGTTGGCTGTGGTGGAAGGGAAGGTCACGGGGGAGATGAATGAGGGGTTGGCGGCAGATTATTCGGGTGAGGAGGTTGTTGTTGCGCTAAGTCAGATGCATCCGCTAAAGGCGTCGGGTCCAGACGGTATGAATGGTtttttttacaaacttattggcATATTGTTGGTCCTGCGGTGA